The Maylandia zebra isolate NMK-2024a linkage group LG7, Mzebra_GT3a, whole genome shotgun sequence genome contains a region encoding:
- the mov10l1 gene encoding RNA helicase Mov10l1, with amino-acid sequence MLTAVRCVLSKLVSPLWRTVEVEGDIFSHESGREDIRHLRGQVITQLCLDYGMIDDAIYFTSGEVLGGVPLKEGDLVNCIAVRDGSEGGWKALRVEKSADAWEDGGKTSLEADIMQLRPLVGMVTSFDGDGGYINQTTYFPCHSLWEGYEPMKGDWVQAKYFINPNQWTTKAHSVVPLRYCRLDQVRVTSIYGRSGVVDDSVFFSLDSLLLPAHYEPLVGDLVNLIMVESSQSLYSWRALCMAPFSQSANLSATPLREAELKSILEDKGGLNVTDYGQFGELMTGETRELVLWIQNKGSETHKFTHCDFAGWDSEEQFTLVSVKGLTSLRQKGQQLQENPVKSSEIQVKDGDKDNGDAQKEAVHSPGLRRQESELDILPGERLPVVVACEAKSLGTCAELLLLHFSSFTIGRRLEVTVRSECEDVLQPSVPYAPTDSRPVAVKSSHVITVAAPKITPRLANRRLPQFLPNYPVPQALRDCVEAQSDVLVVEPCLGEVLSPSNMQSRFSVLLWLEELNAERELREFSISGALLRKGAVYLHLEVPGLAEGRPNLYIGDRIILKKPQSDGVVMEYISYVTEINDEDVSLRVNSDFQRSYLGEPLDVEFSYNRLTMRRCHSALEQTKHFGEILFPSRVTPRTPRWTGKWMDKLDDKTAPATENGKVSGITIDMKSKGTQTKDCAPTSKPIPTKGNFFNPDLNPPQKEAVKRILAGECLPLPYVLFGPPGTGKTITIIEAILQVYYFMPSSRVLVCTPSNSAADLICIRLHNSGFLHAASMARVNASCRQNESIPEVLRVYSRAGEDIRQAAFHRIVVSTCSSAGMFHNIGLPVGHFTHLFLDEAGQATEPESLIPMSVVSERDGQIVLAGDPCQLGPLVKSKIASAFGFGVSLLERLMANPLYSRQDWGYNPKLVTKLVYNYRSHEALLTLPSKLFYQGELCCKGPRPIVDSLCQWKNLPKKSFPLLFHGVRGTEMREGNNPSWFNPVEAVQVMLYCCQLAKKLYNPVHASDIGVIAPYKKQCEKIRVLLGKVGLSDIKVGSVEEFQGQEFLVIILSTVRSSESLQSDDLKSTLGFLANPKRFNVAITRPKALLLIVGNPHILIRDLCFRALLEYCFINEAYLGCDPPPSLQDVHTVAEEQRST; translated from the exons ATGCTTACTGCGGTGCGTTGTGTGCTGTCCAAGCTGGTTTCTCCACTGTGGAGGACAGTCGAAGTGGAAGGAGACATTTTCTCCCATGAATCAG GTAGGGAAGACATTCGCCACCTGAGGGGCCAGGTGATAACCCAGCTGTGTCTTGACTATGGCATGATCGACGATGCCATCTACTTCACTAGTGGTGAGGTCTTGGGTGGCGTGCCACTGAAAGAAGGAGACCTGGTCAACTGTATAGCAGTAAGAGATGGTTCCGAAGGGGGATGGAAAGCTTTAAGG GTGGAGAAGAGTGCAGACGCTTGGGAGGATGGAGGAAAAACCTCCTTAGAAGCTGACATTATGCAGCTGCGGCCTCTTGTTGGCATGGTCACATCATTTGATGGAGATGGTGGCTACATAAATCAAACCACATACTTCCCATGCCACAGTCTTTGGGAAG GTTACGAGCCAATGAAAGGAGACTGGGTCCAAGCAAAATATTTTATCAATCCTAACCAGTGGACTACAAAGGCTCATTCTGTGGTCCCTTTACGCTATTGCCGCCTAGACCAA GTGCGTGTGACCAGTATCTATGGTCGTAGTGGAGTGGTGGATGACAGTGTTTTCTTCAGCTTGGACTCTCTCCTGCTCCCTGCCCATTACGAGCCTTTAGTAGGAGATTTGGTTAACCTGATAATGGTGGAGAGCAGTCAGTCACTCTATAGCTGGAGGGCTCTTTGCATGGCACCCTTCTCTCAGAG TGCAAATCTTTCTGCTACACCTCTCAGAGAGGCTGAGCTGAAGAGCATCTTAGAAGATAAAGGAGGGCTGAATGTAACAGACTACGGACAGTTTGGGGAACTGATGACTGGGGAGACGCGAGAGCTGGTGCTCTGGATACA AAATAAAGGTTCAGAGACCCACAAGTTTACACACTGCGACTTTGCTGGCTGGGactcagaagaacagttcactCTGGTTAGTGTTAAAGGATTGACGTCACTGAGGCAAAAAGGGCAGCAGCTGCAAGAAAACCCTGTCAAGTCTTCAGAAATCCAAGTAAAAGATGGAGACAAAGATAATGGCGATGCGCAGAAGGAGGCGGTCCATTCCCCTGGTCTAAGAAGACAGGAAAGCGAGTTGGATATTTTACCTGGAGAGAGACTGCCAGTTGTTGTAGCCTGCGAGGCAAa GAGCCTGGGAACTTGTGCTGAGCTGCTACTGCTGCACTTCTCTTCTTTCACCATCGGGAGGCGCCTGGAGGTCACCGTGCGCAGTGAATGTGAAGATGTGCTTCAGCCCTCTGTGCCCTACGCTCCTACTGATAGTCGCCCAGTGGCAGTGAAATCTTCTCACGTGATCACAGTAGCTGCTCCGAAAATAACACCAAG GCTTGCTAATCGACGGTTGCCACAATTTCTACCCAACTACCCTGTGCCTCAAGCTCTAAGAGACTGTGTGGAAGCCCAGAGTGATGTCCTGGTTGTTGAGCCTTGCCTTGGAGAG GTGCTGTCCCCGTCAAACATGCAGTCGCGTTTCTCAGTCCTTCTGTGGCTGGAAGAGTTGAATGCAGAAAGGGAACTGAGAGAATTCTCTATCAGCGGAGCGCTTCTCAGGAAAGGGGCTGTCTACCTGCACCTCGAGGTCCCGGGTTTGGCCGAAGGCAGACCTAATCTCTATATAG GGGACAGAATAATACTAAAGAAGCCACAAAGTGATGGCGTGGTAATGGAGTACATTAGCTACGTCACAGAG atcaatgatgaggatgtgagTTTGCGAGTGAACTCAGACTTTCAGCGCAGCTACCTCGGAGAGCCACTAGATGTTGAGTTCTCTTACAACAG ATTGACGATGAGGCGGTGTCACAGTGCACTTGAACAGACAAAACACTTCGGGGAAA TTCTCTTCCCCTCCAGAGTGACACCCCGGACCCCTCGGTGGActggaaaatggatggataaacTAGATGACAAAACG gcaccAGCCACTGAAAATGGAAAAGTGTCAGGCATTACCATTGACATGAAGTCAAAAGGCACACAGACTAAAG ATTGTGCACCAACATCTAAACCCATCCCCACCAAAGGGAACTTCTTTAACCCAGACCTGAACCCCCCTCAGAAGGAGGCAGTGAAGAGGATCCTAGCAGGGGAGTGCCTGCCCCTTCCGTATGTGCTCTTTGGACCTCCAGGCACTGGAAAGACGATCACCATTATAGAGGCCATACTCCAG GTTTACTACTTTATGCCCAGTAGTCGGGTACTTGTATGTACCCCCTCCAACAGTGCTGCTGACCTCATCTGCATCCGCCTGCATAACAGTGGCTTCCTGCATGCTGCGAGTATGGCCCGTGTTAATGCGTCCTGTAGACAGAATGAG TCTATCCCAGAAGTGCTGAGAGTGTACTCCAGGGCAGGAGAGGACATTCGTCAAGCTGCTTTCCACAGGATTGTGGTCAGCACCTGCTCCAGTGCTGGCATGTTCCATAATATAGGCCTACC AGTTGGACACTTTACTCATCTGTTTCTGGATGAAGCCGGTCAAGCCACTGAGCCAGAGTCCCTGATCCCGATGAGCGTTGTGTCAGAGAGAGATGGACAG ATTGTTTTAGCTGGAGACCCCTGTCAGTTGGGTCCGCTTGTGAAGTCTAAGATAGCCAGTGCCTTTGGCTTTGGGGTGTCTTTGTTGGAGAGGCTGATGGCCAACCCTCTGTACTCCAGACAGGACTGGGGCTACAATCCTAAGCTG GTAACTAAGCTGGTCTACAACTATCGTTCTCATGAGGCCTTGCTCACACTGCCTTCAAAGCTCTTCTATCAGGGAGAACTGTGCTGTAAAGGACCCAGGCCTATTGTGGACTCCCTGTGCCAGTGGAAAAATCTGCCCAAAAAAAGCTTCCCACTTCTTTTTCATGGAGTCAGG GGCACAGAAATGAGAGAAGGTAACAACCCATCATGGTTTAACCCAGTAGAAGCTGTACAGGTCATGCTATACTGCTGTCAACTGGCAAAGAAGCTCTACAATCCTGTCCATGCCTCTGACATTGGCGTTATTGCCCCCTACAAAAAACAA TGTGAGAAGATTCGTGTCCTGCTGGGGAAGGTGGGCCTGTCGGACATCAAAGTGGGCTCTGTGGAGGAGTTCCAAGGACAAGAGTTTCTGGTCATCATTTTGTCTACG GTGCGCTCTAGTGAGTCACTACAGAGTGATGATCTAAAGAGTACGCTTGGCTTCCTGGCCAACCCAAAACGCTTCAATGTGGCCATCACTCGACCCAAAGCTCTGCTTTTAATTGTTGGAAACCCCCACATTCTCATTAGG GACCTATGCTTCAGGGCTCTGCTTGAGTACTGCTTTATTAATGAGGCTTATCTGGGCTGCgatcctcctccctctcttcaAGATGTTCACAC TGTTGCAGAGGAGCAAAGGAGCACATAA